The Bacillus sp. Y1 genome has a window encoding:
- a CDS encoding glycosyltransferase family 2 protein, which produces MEKILTVFTPTYNRAYCLENCYRSLVRQTCKDFIWLIIDDGSTDHTKELVEKWLKENLVEIQYVWQENQGMHGAHNKAYELINTELNVCIDSDDYMPDDAVEKITRFWREHGNDQVSGLIGLDTDTQNKVIGTKLPEHIGHSTLFDLYYKHGVSGDKKLVYRTVLTKKYPYPVYQNERYVGLAYKYYMLDKQFEMLLMNETICCVEYLPDGSSLNMLRQYRKNPRGFAFYRKELMKLPFAGGSFKFRQAIHYVSSSLLTKNVFFIKESPEKFLTVLAIPFGFFLFIYITSKTRAA; this is translated from the coding sequence ATGGAGAAAATATTAACGGTATTCACACCTACTTATAACCGAGCTTATTGCCTAGAGAATTGCTATCGAAGTTTAGTTAGACAAACATGTAAGGACTTTATCTGGTTAATCATCGATGATGGTTCAACAGATCACACAAAAGAACTAGTGGAAAAATGGTTAAAAGAAAATCTAGTTGAAATACAATACGTATGGCAAGAGAATCAAGGGATGCATGGTGCACATAATAAGGCCTACGAATTAATAAACACGGAACTAAATGTTTGTATTGATTCCGATGATTATATGCCAGATGATGCTGTTGAAAAAATCACTAGATTTTGGAGAGAGCATGGTAATGACCAGGTAAGTGGACTAATCGGGCTTGACACGGATACCCAAAATAAAGTTATTGGAACAAAGCTTCCAGAACACATAGGACACTCGACCCTATTTGATTTGTATTATAAACATGGAGTTAGCGGAGATAAGAAACTGGTATATCGTACAGTTTTAACCAAAAAATATCCATACCCTGTGTATCAGAATGAAAGATATGTAGGATTAGCTTACAAATACTATATGCTAGATAAACAGTTTGAAATGTTATTAATGAATGAAACGATTTGTTGTGTAGAATATTTACCAGATGGTTCCTCTTTAAATATGTTAAGACAGTATCGGAAAAATCCTAGAGGATTTGCCTTCTATAGAAAAGAATTAATGAAACTCCCTTTTGCAGGGGGTTCATTTAAGTTTAGGCAAGCCATACATTATGTTTCAAGCAGTCTCCTAACTAAAAATGTTTTTTTTATAAAGGAGAGTCCTGAAAAGTTCTTAACAGTTTTAGCAATTCCATTTGGCTTTTTTCTATTTATTTATATTACATCTAAAACAAGAGCAGCATAA
- a CDS encoding glycosyltransferase family 1 protein, whose protein sequence is MGSPLRVLHVVVNMNRGGAETLIMNLYRNIDRKKVQFDFLTCKPGVFDMEIKKMGGRIYRIPYITDVGHFQYVKGLDEFFLEHQEYDIVHSHLDKMSGFVLRAAKKAGVPVRIAHSHNTRSEGNIVTRTYKWFSGKLIESNSTLRLACSNLAAKWLFEKKATIIKNGIESERFEFSIDKRNKIRNELNLDESTMVLGHVGRFAKQKNHSFLIDVFANYLKFNPNSTLILVGDGPLRKDIENKVHRLNLKDNVKFLGIRNDIDHLLQAMDVFIFPSLHEGLPVSLIEAQGSGLTCLISEGVSTEVDLGMELVNFFPLTSTKAWVDQLKSVSKNTRLDVRKQLLEQGYDISSTAKKIQSIYLNQTG, encoded by the coding sequence GTGGGCAGTCCATTAAGAGTGTTGCATGTAGTGGTCAATATGAACCGTGGAGGGGCGGAGACACTTATCATGAACCTATACCGTAATATTGACCGGAAAAAAGTGCAATTTGACTTTCTTACATGCAAGCCGGGTGTTTTTGATATGGAAATTAAAAAAATGGGAGGCAGGATTTATCGTATTCCTTATATTACTGATGTAGGTCATTTTCAATATGTAAAAGGGTTAGATGAATTTTTCTTAGAGCATCAGGAATACGATATCGTGCATTCCCATTTAGATAAAATGAGTGGGTTCGTTCTAAGAGCGGCTAAAAAAGCTGGGGTACCTGTTAGAATTGCCCATAGTCATAATACAAGAAGTGAAGGGAATATTGTTACAAGAACGTATAAGTGGTTTTCTGGAAAGCTTATAGAGTCAAATTCAACACTAAGACTAGCTTGTTCAAATCTTGCTGCCAAGTGGCTTTTTGAGAAAAAAGCGACAATCATTAAAAATGGAATTGAAAGTGAAAGGTTCGAGTTTTCAATAGATAAAAGAAATAAAATAAGAAATGAGCTAAATCTAGATGAAAGCACAATGGTATTAGGACATGTAGGGAGATTTGCTAAACAAAAAAATCATTCTTTCTTAATTGATGTTTTTGCTAATTACCTAAAATTCAATCCAAATAGTACATTAATCTTAGTTGGAGATGGACCTTTGCGTAAAGATATAGAAAATAAGGTACATAGACTAAATCTAAAAGATAATGTTAAATTTTTGGGTATTCGTAATGATATTGATCATTTACTGCAAGCAATGGATGTTTTTATTTTCCCTTCATTACATGAGGGACTGCCGGTTTCATTAATTGAAGCTCAAGGATCGGGGTTAACTTGTCTAATTTCAGAGGGGGTATCAACAGAGGTTGATTTAGGCATGGAATTAGTAAATTTTTTTCCTTTAACCTCTACCAAAGCTTGGGTTGATCAACTAAAAAGTGTTTCGAAAAATACACGGTTGGATGTAAGGAAACAACTTCTAGAACAAGGATACGATATTTCCTCAACGGCAAAAAAGATACAAAGTATATATTTAAATCAAACGGGGTGA
- a CDS encoding glycosyltransferase family 4 protein, translating into MKRKVLFCATVDYHFSAFHLPYLKWFKEQGWDVHVAASGNMELPYVDKKFNLPIQRSPIHRKNIEAYKQLKDIINQNDYQLIHCHTPMGGVIARLAARFTRKKGTKVIYTAHGFHFCKGAPLPNWIVYYPFERILSYFTDCLITINEEDYNLAKTHQFGAKQIEHIHGVGVDTERYSPVLEFHKEVLRAEYRFDNDAFLMFYAAEFNVNKNQQLLIEALSIAKESIPKTKLLLAGEGVLLEECKKFAKLLGVEHMVEFLGFRKDIESLLKISDIVVASSKREGLPVNIMEAMACGLPIIAVQNRGHCELIKQNRNGWIVSDEPVKMAERMIQLAKSQELQKEMGEQSRKIILDTFSLNRVLEEKKVLYVKVINDMEEVKWAVH; encoded by the coding sequence ATGAAAAGAAAAGTGTTGTTCTGTGCGACCGTCGATTATCATTTTAGTGCCTTTCACCTACCTTATTTAAAGTGGTTTAAGGAACAGGGATGGGATGTTCACGTAGCTGCATCTGGAAACATGGAACTTCCATATGTTGATAAAAAGTTCAATTTGCCTATACAGCGGTCACCTATTCATAGAAAAAACATTGAAGCATACAAACAGCTAAAAGATATTATTAATCAAAATGACTATCAACTAATACACTGTCACACACCAATGGGTGGAGTGATTGCTAGATTAGCTGCAAGATTTACAAGAAAGAAAGGTACGAAAGTGATCTACACAGCACATGGCTTCCACTTTTGTAAAGGGGCTCCCCTACCAAACTGGATAGTGTATTATCCTTTTGAAAGAATACTCTCATATTTTACAGACTGTTTAATTACAATTAATGAAGAGGACTACAACCTGGCTAAAACTCACCAGTTTGGAGCTAAGCAAATTGAACATATTCACGGAGTAGGTGTTGATACTGAACGATACTCACCCGTATTAGAATTTCATAAAGAAGTATTAAGAGCAGAGTATCGTTTTGACAACGATGCTTTTTTAATGTTTTATGCAGCCGAGTTTAATGTGAATAAGAATCAACAGTTATTAATTGAGGCACTTTCAATTGCTAAAGAAAGTATTCCTAAGACAAAGCTACTTTTAGCTGGTGAGGGTGTATTACTCGAGGAATGCAAAAAGTTTGCCAAGTTGCTAGGGGTTGAACACATGGTTGAATTCCTAGGTTTTCGAAAGGATATTGAATCATTGTTAAAAATAAGTGACATCGTTGTGGCTTCAAGTAAAAGAGAAGGACTCCCAGTAAATATTATGGAAGCAATGGCATGTGGCCTACCAATTATTGCTGTTCAAAACAGGGGACATTGCGAGTTAATTAAACAAAATCGTAATGGATGGATTGTATCTGATGAACCAGTAAAAATGGCTGAGAGAATGATTCAGTTAGCAAAAAGTCAGGAATTACAAAAGGAAATGGGCGAACAAAGTAGGAAAATCATATTAGATACATTCAGTTTAAATCGTGTGTTAGAAGAAAAGAAAGTACTATATGTAAAAGTAATAAACGATATGGAGGAAGTAAAGTGGGCAGTCCATTAA
- the galU gene encoding UTP--glucose-1-phosphate uridylyltransferase GalU, translating into MKKVKKAIIPAAGLGTRFLPATKAMPKEMLPIVDKPTIQYIIEEAVASGIEDIIIVTGKGKRAIEDHFDNSFELEQNLIEKGKFELLSEVQKSSQMADIHYIRQKEPKGLGHAIWCARKFIGNEPFAVLLGDDIVQAEKPCLKQLIDQYERYQASVLGVQKVPMEEVSRYGIVNGNEIGERFFSVNNLVEKPKMEEAPSNLAIMGRYILNPRIFDILGEQGPGAGGEIQLTDAIAGLNKYEAVYAYDFEGTRHDVGEKMGFIQTTIEFALQKEELRTDLLNYLSAVLDRQFIK; encoded by the coding sequence ATGAAAAAAGTAAAAAAGGCGATTATTCCGGCAGCAGGACTAGGAACTCGATTCCTTCCAGCTACAAAGGCAATGCCTAAGGAAATGCTACCAATTGTAGATAAACCAACGATTCAATACATTATTGAAGAAGCAGTGGCTTCAGGAATCGAGGATATCATTATCGTAACGGGAAAAGGAAAACGTGCGATTGAGGATCACTTTGATAACTCTTTTGAATTAGAACAAAATCTGATTGAAAAAGGAAAGTTTGAACTACTAAGTGAAGTACAAAAGTCGTCTCAAATGGCAGATATTCATTATATACGTCAAAAGGAACCTAAGGGATTAGGTCATGCCATCTGGTGTGCAAGGAAATTTATTGGGAATGAACCCTTTGCTGTCCTCCTGGGGGATGATATTGTTCAAGCAGAAAAACCATGTTTAAAGCAGTTAATTGATCAATATGAAAGATATCAAGCATCCGTTCTAGGTGTACAAAAGGTCCCGATGGAAGAGGTTTCACGTTACGGTATTGTTAACGGTAATGAAATTGGTGAACGATTCTTTAGTGTAAATAACCTAGTAGAAAAGCCTAAAATGGAAGAGGCTCCTTCAAATCTAGCCATTATGGGCCGCTACATCTTAAATCCAAGAATATTTGATATTTTAGGAGAGCAAGGACCTGGAGCAGGTGGAGAAATTCAGTTGACTGATGCTATCGCTGGGTTAAATAAGTATGAAGCAGTATATGCGTATGATTTTGAAGGAACTCGACATGATGTGGGGGAAAAGATGGGCTTTATTCAAACTACAATTGAATTTGCTCTTCAAAAAGAGGAGTTACGAACGGATCTATTAAACTATCTATCAGCGGTGCTGGATAGACAATTTATAAAGTAG
- a CDS encoding polysaccharide biosynthesis protein: protein MSYKKRVSLFILIDSFIVLTAIFFGFFLTNASTGVITSPIVLSSLAIVLSHHIYSLLLHVYKKAWEYASVGEMIIICKVVTLSIVTAAITQQIMLGEIYFRLLAVTWLLHMSMIGGSRFCWRIYRDNYLKSNEKKKRTLIIGAGSAGMMVARQLLRSSDSFLNPVAFIDDDHNKHQLDILGIPVLGSINQITKTVDSLNIDNIIIAIPSLGRKELNIIFQECAKTKAKTQILPMLEDIVTGRVAVSGIRDVEVEDLLGRSQVVLDMDRISEYVTNRVVLVTGAGGSIGSELCRQISMFSPEKLVLLGHGENSIYSIEQELKEKFGHLPIEIVTEIADLQDAKKMMDVMGTHHPAVVYHAAAHKHVPLMERNPEEAVKNNIIGTRNVAEAASWHGVETFVMVSTDKAVNPTSVMGATKRLAEMIVQNMDQKSKTKFVAVRFGNVLGSRGSVIPLFKKQIAKGGPVTVTHPEMIRYFMTIPEASRLVIQAGALARGGEIFVLDMGEPVKIVDLAKNLIKLSGYTIEEIGIEFTGIRPGEKLFEELLKDDEVQEKQVFPNIYIGKPAKLFLEDIDNIIQTFHTMEREVLKDALVNLANNKVKRKKATVVSISG from the coding sequence TTGTCTTATAAGAAACGAGTGTCATTATTTATATTAATTGATTCTTTCATTGTGTTAACGGCTATTTTCTTTGGCTTTTTTCTTACGAATGCAAGTACTGGTGTTATTACATCTCCAATTGTATTAAGCTCATTAGCTATAGTACTAAGCCATCATATCTATTCCTTGCTTTTACATGTGTATAAGAAAGCGTGGGAATATGCAAGTGTTGGGGAAATGATCATCATTTGTAAAGTGGTAACATTATCAATTGTAACAGCCGCAATAACTCAACAGATTATGCTTGGAGAAATTTATTTTCGGTTATTAGCGGTTACCTGGCTTCTTCATATGTCGATGATTGGTGGCTCAAGATTCTGTTGGAGAATTTATCGTGATAACTATTTAAAGTCCAATGAGAAAAAAAAGAGAACATTAATTATTGGTGCTGGCTCTGCTGGAATGATGGTTGCAAGACAGTTATTAAGAAGTAGTGATTCATTTTTAAATCCAGTTGCATTTATTGATGATGATCACAATAAACATCAACTAGACATTCTAGGTATACCAGTATTGGGAAGTATAAATCAAATTACTAAAACAGTAGACTCATTAAATATTGATAACATTATTATTGCCATTCCTTCTTTAGGAAGAAAAGAACTGAACATTATTTTTCAAGAATGTGCCAAAACCAAAGCGAAAACTCAAATCCTTCCGATGTTAGAGGACATTGTTACTGGAAGAGTGGCTGTTAGCGGAATAAGAGATGTTGAGGTAGAGGACTTACTTGGTCGAAGTCAAGTCGTTCTTGATATGGACCGTATCTCGGAATATGTAACTAACCGAGTCGTGTTAGTAACTGGGGCAGGTGGTTCTATTGGATCAGAACTATGTAGACAGATCTCTATGTTTTCACCTGAAAAACTTGTTTTACTCGGACATGGTGAAAATAGTATCTATTCCATTGAACAAGAGCTGAAAGAGAAGTTTGGACATTTACCAATTGAGATTGTAACAGAAATTGCTGATTTGCAGGATGCTAAAAAAATGATGGATGTCATGGGAACTCACCATCCAGCTGTGGTATACCATGCAGCAGCCCATAAGCATGTACCTTTAATGGAAAGAAACCCAGAAGAGGCAGTCAAAAATAATATTATTGGAACTAGGAATGTAGCAGAAGCGGCAAGTTGGCATGGTGTCGAAACATTTGTTATGGTTTCTACTGATAAAGCTGTAAACCCAACAAGCGTCATGGGAGCAACGAAAAGACTTGCTGAAATGATCGTTCAAAACATGGATCAAAAAAGTAAGACAAAATTTGTTGCTGTTCGTTTTGGGAATGTACTCGGAAGTCGTGGAAGTGTGATTCCGTTATTCAAAAAGCAGATTGCTAAGGGTGGGCCGGTTACCGTAACCCACCCTGAAATGATTCGTTATTTCATGACGATTCCAGAAGCCTCACGACTAGTTATTCAAGCAGGAGCTTTAGCTCGTGGAGGAGAAATTTTCGTGTTGGATATGGGTGAACCGGTGAAAATTGTAGACTTGGCAAAGAATTTAATCAAGCTATCTGGATATACAATAGAAGAAATAGGAATTGAATTTACAGGGATCCGGCCCGGAGAAAAGCTTTTTGAGGAATTACTTAAGGATGATGAAGTACAGGAAAAACAAGTATTTCCAAATATATATATAGGAAAGCCGGCTAAGCTTTTTCTAGAGGATATAGATAATATCATTCAAACTTTCCATACCATGGAGAGAGAAGTGCTAAAAGATGCGTTAGTTAATCTTGCGAATAATAAGGTAAAGAGAAAGAAAGCGACTGTTGTATCCATATCAGGGTAA
- a CDS encoding CpsD/CapB family tyrosine-protein kinase: protein MVFRRRKQLKNMKRRNLITYSNPESIISEQFRTIRTNIHFLNQDEKNNLLVVSSPGRWEGKSTIIANTAISVAQQREKVLLIDGNLRNPSIHHLFKVSNVVGLTDVLNEKTPFCEAVTRCNINNLDILTSGAIPLDPAELLESKKMKELLSHIKPLYDLILIDSPSVLEVTDTKVLANLCDGVILVVQKSKTKMEAAQESKKVLEFAKAPLVGIIVNQVS, encoded by the coding sequence TTGGTTTTTAGGAGACGTAAACAGTTAAAAAATATGAAAAGAAGAAACTTAATTACGTATTCGAACCCAGAATCAATCATCTCGGAACAATTTCGAACGATACGAACCAATATTCACTTTTTGAATCAAGATGAGAAAAACAATTTACTTGTTGTTAGTTCTCCTGGACGTTGGGAAGGGAAGTCAACAATCATTGCCAATACTGCCATATCAGTAGCTCAGCAAAGAGAAAAAGTACTATTAATTGATGGAAACTTAAGAAATCCAAGTATTCATCATCTTTTTAAAGTGAGTAATGTGGTTGGGTTAACAGATGTCCTTAACGAAAAGACTCCCTTCTGTGAAGCGGTGACCAGATGTAATATTAACAATTTAGATATATTAACGAGTGGAGCTATTCCCCTTGATCCAGCAGAATTACTCGAATCGAAGAAAATGAAAGAGTTACTATCACATATTAAACCTCTATATGATCTTATCCTTATCGATTCGCCTTCTGTGCTTGAGGTCACAGACACAAAGGTTCTTGCAAATCTTTGCGATGGTGTAATTCTGGTTGTTCAGAAGTCAAAGACAAAGATGGAAGCAGCACAAGAATCAAAGAAAGTCCTAGAATTTGCAAAAGCACCCTTGGTTGGAATTATTGTTAACCAAGTTAGTTAA
- a CDS encoding YveK family protein: MGRFQTDQRIAKEINLKEILGVLKKRAWIGIIITLLAAIFGYFYSSINQTTLLYSSSTNIIINADAGQRKTLEVIIKDKTVLEKVIEQLGLDRTTDSLAESIQVGSIDDTQVVKISVIDIEAERAADIANTTAKIFIEEIPKIMGFDDVRVLSDAQINHAPINESNQNKIIMAAIFGGIVIGIGLIFLIDSLDDSIRTEQDVEHILEVPILGSVSIMSKKNINKTKKTNVIERGDSIGF, translated from the coding sequence ATGGGACGCTTCCAAACAGATCAACGTATAGCTAAGGAAATAAATCTAAAAGAAATACTTGGTGTTTTAAAAAAGCGTGCTTGGATCGGGATCATTATAACGTTACTTGCAGCAATTTTTGGTTATTTTTACAGTTCAATCAATCAAACAACTCTTCTTTATAGTTCTTCGACCAACATTATTATTAATGCAGATGCTGGTCAAAGGAAGACACTTGAGGTCATTATTAAGGATAAAACTGTATTAGAAAAGGTGATAGAGCAACTTGGACTAGACAGAACAACAGATTCTTTAGCAGAAAGTATCCAAGTTGGAAGTATTGATGATACACAAGTAGTAAAAATAAGTGTCATAGACATAGAAGCTGAACGAGCAGCTGATATTGCAAACACTACTGCCAAAATCTTTATAGAAGAAATTCCTAAGATAATGGGGTTTGATGATGTGAGAGTTTTATCGGATGCTCAGATCAATCATGCTCCAATCAATGAAAGCAATCAAAATAAAATTATTATGGCAGCGATTTTTGGTGGGATAGTAATAGGGATTGGCTTAATATTTTTAATTGATTCACTAGATGACTCCATTCGAACAGAACAAGATGTTGAGCATATACTAGAAGTTCCTATCTTGGGAAGTGTTTCTATAATGTCAAAAAAAAATATTAATAAGACAAAAAAAACAAATGTAATTGAACGAGGTGATTCTATTGGTTTTTAG
- a CDS encoding ABC transporter ATP-binding protein yields MKQVLYFYKQLYSYVGNKLYFNLFGMVLVSLLDGLGLLLIVPLISYSGLININNQGIPISNLFNSFNELPEDIRLIMILSLFVLVNIILNLIQRYVTVKNVKIQHGFAKHLRLEVYQDLLLANWDFYIKKRKTDLINTITAELARVSTGTNVFLQFITAIIFSMIQIGIALFLSPEITAFVIISGFVLTIFSRGFIKKSTALGSKTSENGKNFLAGITDNFNGMKEIKSNYLEQSRMNWFRSITQKMYVEQMEYITLKTSSQFYYKITSVVLIAVFTFFSVQLFEAQAAQLMIILVIFSRLWPRVTGIQSSLEQIAIIVPALKAVINLRNESRLAKEFNDLENNNIKRIQIKSGIECKDIFFRYNEEESTFALNRVNTYFKANCMTAIVGPSGAGKSTLIDLVMGLNQPEKGEVRIDDEPLTKANVLALRQSISYVPQDPFLFNTTIRENLLLSSPEASEEELWEAIKFASADFVKSLPQGLDTVIGDRGIRLSGGERQRVVMARAILRKPAILVLDEATSALDTENERKIQESLERLKGKMTIIVIAHRLSTIRNADQVIVLEQGKIIQTGKFNQLANDRKGLFSHLLGKQLEATL; encoded by the coding sequence ATGAAACAGGTCTTATACTTTTATAAGCAGTTATACTCATATGTTGGAAATAAACTTTATTTTAATCTCTTTGGTATGGTATTAGTTAGCTTATTAGATGGTTTAGGATTGTTATTAATAGTACCATTGATTAGTTACAGTGGATTAATAAACATAAATAATCAAGGAATACCGATATCAAACCTATTTAATTCTTTCAATGAGCTTCCAGAAGATATAAGGTTAATTATGATTCTGAGTTTATTCGTGCTTGTAAATATTATTTTAAACTTAATTCAGAGATATGTAACAGTTAAGAACGTGAAAATTCAGCATGGATTTGCAAAGCACTTAAGACTAGAAGTATATCAAGATTTGTTACTGGCGAATTGGGATTTTTATATCAAAAAAAGAAAAACAGACTTAATTAATACAATCACAGCAGAATTAGCACGAGTAAGTACAGGAACCAATGTATTTTTGCAGTTTATAACAGCTATCATTTTCTCTATGATTCAAATAGGAATTGCTCTCTTTTTATCACCTGAAATTACTGCATTTGTTATAATAAGCGGTTTTGTTCTAACGATCTTTTCAAGAGGATTTATTAAAAAATCCACTGCACTAGGTAGTAAAACTTCTGAAAATGGAAAGAACTTTCTGGCGGGTATTACAGATAATTTTAACGGAATGAAAGAAATAAAAAGTAACTATCTTGAACAATCAAGAATGAATTGGTTTCGCTCAATCACGCAAAAAATGTATGTGGAGCAGATGGAGTATATCACCTTAAAAACTTCTTCACAATTTTATTATAAAATTACTTCTGTAGTGTTAATTGCTGTTTTTACGTTCTTTTCTGTGCAGCTTTTTGAAGCACAAGCGGCACAATTAATGATTATTTTAGTTATTTTTTCTAGGTTGTGGCCACGTGTAACTGGTATCCAATCAAGTCTTGAGCAAATTGCAATTATTGTTCCTGCACTAAAGGCCGTAATAAACCTTCGAAATGAATCACGTCTTGCAAAAGAATTTAATGACCTTGAAAACAATAATATAAAAAGGATACAGATTAAGAGTGGAATTGAGTGTAAAGATATCTTCTTTCGTTATAACGAAGAGGAAAGTACCTTCGCTTTAAATAGAGTAAATACCTATTTTAAAGCTAATTGCATGACGGCTATTGTTGGTCCATCTGGTGCTGGAAAGAGTACCTTAATAGATTTAGTCATGGGATTAAATCAACCTGAAAAAGGAGAAGTAAGAATTGACGATGAGCCCCTAACAAAGGCTAATGTTTTAGCTTTAAGGCAATCAATTAGTTATGTTCCACAGGACCCTTTTCTTTTTAATACGACAATTAGAGAAAACTTGTTATTATCAAGTCCGGAGGCAAGTGAGGAAGAGTTGTGGGAAGCCATTAAGTTTGCTTCTGCGGACTTTGTTAAAAGTTTGCCACAGGGATTAGATACAGTCATTGGTGATCGTGGTATTCGACTTTCAGGTGGTGAAAGACAAAGAGTTGTAATGGCAAGAGCAATATTACGTAAGCCAGCCATTCTTGTTCTTGATGAAGCTACAAGCGCATTAGATACGGAAAATGAAAGGAAAATACAGGAGTCACTTGAAAGACTAAAAGGAAAGATGACTATCATTGTCATTGCACATCGTTTATCAACCATTAGAAATGCTGATCAAGTAATAGTTTTGGAACAAGGAAAGATTATACAAACTGGAAAATTTAATCAATTAGCTAATGACAGAAAAGGTTTGTTTAGTCATCTACTTGGAAAACAATTAGAAGCCACTCTATAG
- a CDS encoding nucleotidyltransferase domain-containing protein — MRNLKGLNLSTLPIELNLLLDLLNNNVDTTNRYKNIDIDWNHFLQLAFHHRLYPILYKKIHKEKNQWIPSSVIQQLKSSYEKNTFRMLSLFGEMEELNIVLQSNEISALFLKGPLLAKDLYEDLSSRTCGDLDVLVPFRDLQAVDNLLIQLGYKKDEYIKTLLGDWKWRHHHFTYFHREKGTKVEIHWRLNPAPSKEPMFEDLWKRSRQFVLKDKPIHYLGVEDLFYFLVTHGARHGWSRLRWLMDIHKILDKELDWGGINKNLHSFQSAKLAGQSLILSNSLFNTEIPNEVKELTSKRQSIQLAQDAVFYLERMVSLHNEPLPIGISKFHARHLFSLMSTQQKVLHLLSILHPFYTDAEILPLPKKLHFLYFPLRPFLLLWKRKSKHVLS; from the coding sequence ATGAGAAACTTAAAGGGACTTAACTTATCGACATTACCAATAGAATTAAACTTACTCTTAGATCTCCTAAACAATAACGTAGATACAACAAATAGATACAAAAATATTGACATTGATTGGAATCACTTTTTACAACTTGCTTTTCATCATCGCCTCTATCCAATTCTTTATAAAAAAATACACAAAGAAAAGAATCAGTGGATTCCTTCAAGTGTTATTCAACAACTAAAAAGTTCCTATGAAAAAAACACTTTTCGTATGCTATCTCTCTTTGGTGAAATGGAAGAACTTAATATAGTATTACAAAGTAATGAAATATCTGCACTTTTTTTAAAAGGTCCTCTCCTTGCAAAAGACCTTTATGAAGATCTATCAAGTAGAACCTGTGGGGATTTAGATGTACTGGTACCTTTTCGTGACCTCCAAGCAGTTGACAACCTACTTATACAACTAGGGTACAAGAAGGATGAATATATAAAAACTTTATTAGGTGATTGGAAATGGAGACACCATCATTTTACATATTTTCACAGAGAGAAAGGAACAAAAGTGGAAATACATTGGAGACTAAATCCAGCCCCAAGTAAAGAACCAATGTTTGAGGATTTATGGAAACGTAGCAGACAATTTGTATTAAAGGATAAACCGATACATTACTTAGGTGTGGAAGATTTATTCTATTTTTTAGTCACTCATGGTGCACGTCATGGTTGGTCTAGGTTACGATGGCTTATGGACATCCACAAAATACTAGATAAAGAATTGGATTGGGGAGGAATTAATAAAAACCTTCATAGTTTTCAATCGGCAAAACTTGCCGGACAATCACTAATCCTTTCAAATTCCCTTTTTAATACAGAGATCCCTAATGAAGTAAAAGAATTAACATCTAAGAGACAGTCGATACAATTGGCACAAGATGCAGTGTTTTATCTAGAGCGGATGGTGAGTTTACATAACGAACCATTACCGATAGGGATTTCAAAGTTTCACGCAAGACATTTATTCTCGTTAATGTCTACACAGCAAAAAGTACTTCACTTACTAAGTATCCTACACCCATTTTACACTGATGCCGAAATATTGCCGTTACCAAAAAAATTGCATTTTCTGTACTTTCCTCTTAGACCATTTTTATTGTTATGGAAAAGAAAGAGTAAACATGTTTTATCCTAG
- a CDS encoding lasso peptide biosynthesis B2 protein, with protein sequence MRIISKCSTFFRLGLITQLLFLEAFILLGWARFLKMKRFSDIAPILGEQMSETSYDFIEDEKQMIKNISSAIHIMSKYTFWESQCLVKAIAGMKMLERRDIDSTLYLGTARENDGKLIAHAWLRSGPLYISGVEEMKRFTVVSMFAKRTGSEKGERNEKLKGT encoded by the coding sequence ATGAGAATAATTTCTAAATGTAGTACTTTTTTTCGGTTGGGTTTAATTACACAGTTGTTGTTTCTCGAGGCATTCATTCTTTTAGGTTGGGCAAGATTTCTTAAGATGAAGCGTTTCTCTGATATTGCTCCAATTTTAGGGGAACAAATGTCGGAAACTTCCTATGACTTTATTGAAGATGAAAAACAAATGATTAAAAATATCTCTAGTGCCATTCATATTATGAGTAAGTATACGTTTTGGGAGAGTCAATGTCTGGTAAAGGCAATCGCAGGAATGAAGATGCTTGAGAGAAGAGATATTGATAGTACACTTTATCTTGGTACTGCAAGAGAAAATGATGGCAAACTTATTGCACATGCTTGGTTACGAAGTGGTCCCTTGTATATTTCGGGGGTTGAAGAGATGAAGAGATTTACAGTCGTAAGTATGTTTGCTAAGAGAACTGGAAGTGAAAAAGGGGAAAGAAATGAGAAACTTAAAGGGACTTAA